A region of the Streptomyces durocortorensis genome:
AGGGAAGCCGGACTCCTCCGGTCCGAGGCCCGTTCCGGCTGCCCCGTCGGGCCCCGGCCCGGTCCGAACCTCTGTCCCTGTCCCGCCGTCCGCTCGGTTCAGTCGTCCAGGACCGACAAGTCCTGCCTGGCCGACGGGACCGCGACCGTCCCTCCGTCGTCGGGGAGCGTCTGCACCGTGAACATCTGGACGCCGCCCTCCGTGAGTGCCAGGGAGCGCGACGCGTGCACCGGGCCGCCCGAGGTCGTCTCGACCGTCAGCGCGTACGTGCCCTTGAGCCCTTCGGGGGCCTTCGGGGTGACGGCGAGGGTCGTGCCGCTCTTGACCGTGTACGTCTCGACGGACGGTTCGCCGCCGCCGCTGCCCGCCGACGCGGTGACCTTCACCTTCGCCGTGGCGCCCGGGGCGGTCAGGGACAGTGTCGAGCCCTTGGCCCGGTTGTCCGCGACGCTCGAACGGGCGCCGACCGGTCCGGTGGCCGGGATGTAGGCGACCTCCTGCTCGTCGCCGCTGCCTCGGACCACTCGTAGCGCGGCCACGATCGGCGTCGCGCGGTTCTTCTCCACGGGGGTGAGGCGCAGGGAGCCCGGTTCGTCGCGGGTGACGTCCTTGAGGTCGGCGGTCGCGGTCATGCCGGACTTGATGTGGAGGGTGGCGTTCCCGGCCGGGGAGAACGTCGCGTTCTTCCCCATGAGCTGGACCTTCACGTCCGCGTCGTCCTCGCCGGGTGCGAACGCCACCAGCTGTACGGAGGTGGCGTCGGCCGGAATCCCCGGCATCACGAGCGTGCCGGACGGGTCGTCGGACGCGGTGATCCAGTCGCTGCCGGAGGTGTCGTCGGCGCTCAGGACGACCGCGCCGATCCGTCCGGAGCGGGTGGTGACGTGCGCGGTCAGCTCGTCGACCGCTTCGTCGGTGAGGGTGGACAGCAGGAGCGCGACGCTGGAGCGGGCGGGCACGGTGACGCCGTCGCCCACGTCGGACTTGAGCGCGCCCTTGGGGCCGTACAGCTCGATGTCCGCCACGGCGGCGGCGTCGTCGGGGTTGGTGAGGTGCACGTAGTCCTGGCGGGACTTCGCGGTGCTCGCGCCCGGGAACCAGAAGTCCGTGCCGGGGGCGGTGCAGGTGACCCCGAGCAGGCCCCGCGCCCCGCCCGCGGTGACCTGGGTGGTCTGCTGGGCGGTCCAACCGGGGGCGAGCCGGCCGGTGGCCGTGCCGACGAGGGCCGGGGCGTCGGAGCCGTCCGCCTCGACGACGACCGGCTTTCCGGGCTCCTTCACAGCGAGGACCGGCTTCTCGGCCTTCTT
Encoded here:
- a CDS encoding DUF5719 family protein, which translates into the protein MKSTHLSLIAGAVALAAITGFATVTAPDGPAAPEAKAAALLPVERSSLVCPAPSSSELAETQYTAFTPAGEGGDAKATAELKPALPTVDEDDEDETDPEKAEKAEEAAEKARKKAEKPVLAVKEPGKPVVVEADGSDAPALVGTATGRLAPGWTAQQTTQVTAGGARGLLGVTCTAPGTDFWFPGASTAKSRQDYVHLTNPDDAAAVADIELYGPKGALKSDVGDGVTVPARSSVALLLSTLTDEAVDELTAHVTTRSGRIGAVVLSADDTSGSDWITASDDPSGTLVMPGIPADATSVQLVAFAPGEDDADVKVQLMGKNATFSPAGNATLHIKSGMTATADLKDVTRDEPGSLRLTPVEKNRATPIVAALRVVRGSGDEQEVAYIPATGPVGARSSVADNRAKGSTLSLTAPGATAKVKVTASAGSGGGEPSVETYTVKSGTTLAVTPKAPEGLKGTYALTVETTSGGPVHASRSLALTEGGVQMFTVQTLPDDGGTVAVPSARQDLSVLDD